In Bos indicus x Bos taurus breed Angus x Brahman F1 hybrid chromosome 23, Bos_hybrid_MaternalHap_v2.0, whole genome shotgun sequence, a single genomic region encodes these proteins:
- the SLC17A1 gene encoding sodium-dependent phosphate transport protein 1 isoform X1 — translation MQVDNQVSPGKVPYFCSVRYGIAVFLLLCNVIIMSQRVCLSLTMIAMVNSTEPHGLSNTSTKELQDNIKNPVYNWSTEIQGIMLSSIFYGVLISQIPAGYLSGIYSLKKMIGFALLLSSLFTLLLPLAAEFGEILVIICRVIKGLFQGITLTTQQVIWIKWAPPLELGRLTALSLSGLLLGPCIVLLITGFICDSLGWPMVFYIFGACGCALSVLWFILFYEDPKDHPFISNREKEYITSALTQQVSSSTLIKVPIKAMLKSTPLWVISLCNFAFFWSNTFLSIYIPIYIDYKLHVDVEENGLLSSLPHLFAWIFAVLAGYMADIFQTRNTFSLVTIRKLFTSLGLLLPSLFSLCLLYLSSSYYATIIFLILANSTGSFAMGGIIINVLDIAPRYYGFLRGITNVIGLTGGLIASTVTGIILSEDAESPWLKIFLLMIANNMISLIFYLIFAKAEVQEWAKERQNTYL, via the exons ATGCAAGTGGATAACCAGGTCTCTCCAGGGAAAG TTCCATATTTTTGTTCCGTTCGTTATGGAATCGCTGTCTTCCTGCTCCTCTGTAATGTTATAATAATGTCACAGCGTGTGTGTCTGAGCCTCACAATGATAGCCATGGTGAACAGCACGGAGCCACATGGTTTGTCCAACACCTCCACAAAGGAGCTCCAGGATAACATAAAG aacCCTGTGTATAACTGGAGCACTGAAATCCAGGGGATCATGTTAAGTTCCATCTTCTATGGTGTACTCATCAGCCAAATTCCTGCAGGATATTTATCTGGAATATactctttaaagaaaatgattGGTTTTGCATTACTTCTCAGCTCTCTATTTACCCTGCTCCTCCCACTGGCAGCTGAATTTGGAGAAATTTTGGTCATTATATGCCGAGTAATCAAGGGACTGTTCCAG GGGATAACATTAACAACTCAGCAAGTAATATGGATCAAGTGGGCTCCTCCCTTGGAACTAGGCCGACTTACTGCTCTGAGTTTGTCAG GACTCCTACTAGGACCCTGTATTGTCCTGCTTATCACTGGATTCATCTGTGACTCCCTGGGATGGCCCatggtcttttatatttttg GTGCTTGTGGCTGTGCCTTAAGTGTTCTCTGgttcattctgttttatgagGACCCAAAGGACCACCCATTTATAAGCAACAGAGAGAAGGAATACATCACATCCGCTCTCACCCAGCAG GTCAGCTCAAGTACACTCATCAAAGTGCCCATCAAAGCTATGCTGAAGTCTACTCCACTCTGGGTCATTTCCCTctgtaattttgcttttttctggtCAAATACCTTTCTGAGTATTTATATACCAATATATATTGACTACAAGCTTCATGTCGATGTAGAAGAG AATGGGCTGCTGTCTTCCCTCCCCCATTTGTTTGCCTGGATTTTTGCTGTCCTAGCAGGTTATATGGCAGACATCTTCCAGACAAGGAATACTTTCAGTCTAGTCACCATCCGGAAACTCTTCACCTCGCTAG gacttctcctgccttccctctTCAGCCTCTGCCTGCTTTACCTGAGTTCCAGCTACTATGCCACTATAATTTTCCTGATACTTGCTAATTCAACAGGAAGCTTTGCTATGGGCGGAATAATCATAAATGTCTTGGATATCGCTCCCAG ATATTATGGATTTCTTAGAGGAATTACAAATGTAATTGGACTAACAGGAGGACTCATTGCTTCCACTGTGACTGGAATCATCCTTAGTGAG